In Bacillus sp. NP247, one DNA window encodes the following:
- a CDS encoding glycosyltransferase family 4 protein — MNILLMTDKLITGGAESYFCKLENNLQYENITVYTAAGDGELYQSLTRKENFMLLSRWNHLRNIYYLRKEIYKRKIELIHANSLRMVLYAFLLQKFMKKKIKIVYTKHNVTILEKKMPILFRYVMNKYVNNIITVSEFEKNNLISIHVAEEKVKTIYNGVDIEKFLFQQKKKESTYKVGILARLSKEKNHQLFVKIANVLKKRNDFMFYIAGDGPEKESIMKEIEKYDLQQSLKMLGNISEPHKFIGNMDVLLLLSFREVFPMVVIEAMATGTPIVSIDVGGINEAVIDGESGVLISEYCESEFADVLEELQGNEEKVNYIRVKAREKAERNFSLTKMVEETKDIYELNK; from the coding sequence ATGAATATATTGTTGATGACAGATAAATTGATAACTGGGGGAGCCGAGAGTTACTTCTGTAAATTGGAAAACAATTTGCAATATGAAAACATTACGGTTTATACAGCTGCAGGTGATGGAGAATTATATCAATCTCTTACTAGAAAAGAAAATTTCATGTTACTTAGTCGATGGAATCATTTGAGAAATATTTATTACTTACGAAAAGAGATTTATAAACGAAAAATAGAACTTATTCATGCAAATAGTTTGCGGATGGTATTATATGCTTTTCTACTTCAAAAGTTTATGAAAAAAAAGATAAAAATCGTGTATACGAAACATAATGTAACGATACTAGAAAAGAAAATGCCAATTCTTTTTCGTTATGTCATGAATAAATATGTGAACAATATTATTACAGTAAGTGAATTTGAAAAGAATAACTTAATTTCAATTCATGTAGCTGAAGAGAAAGTAAAGACAATTTATAACGGTGTGGATATTGAAAAATTTTTATTCCAGCAGAAAAAGAAAGAATCTACTTACAAAGTAGGTATATTAGCTAGATTATCCAAGGAGAAAAATCATCAACTATTTGTTAAAATTGCAAATGTGTTGAAAAAGAGAAATGATTTTATGTTTTATATTGCTGGTGATGGACCAGAGAAAGAATCTATTATGAAAGAAATAGAAAAATATGACTTGCAACAAAGTTTAAAGATGTTAGGAAATATTTCAGAGCCACATAAGTTTATAGGAAATATGGATGTATTACTTTTATTATCTTTTCGTGAAGTATTTCCAATGGTAGTAATTGAAGCAATGGCTACAGGAACACCAATTGTTTCAATAGATGTCGGCGGAATAAATGAAGCGGTAATAGATGGAGAATCAGGTGTTTTGATATCTGAATATTGTGAATCTGAATTTGCAGACGTGCTGGAGGAATTACAAGGAAATGAAGAAAAGGTGAATTATATTAGAGTGAAAGCGCGAGAAAAAGCGGAAAGAAATTTCTCGTTAACTAAAATGGTAGAAGAAACGAAGGATATATATGAATTAAACAAATGA